The genomic stretch cTTCAAATTGGTCTCCtctcctctcacacttcatttacattttttttctaaGGCATTTTATTCAGGTAAAAAAACATTTTTTGGCTTTTAATTTTATGATAagtacaaaattttaaattttagattttttttttcaaaaaaaaaaaacatactagTGGGCTAAtggagatttctgattttcccaAATCTCGTTGAGCCAATATTCAATTGGTAAAATGGTACAAATGGGTAAACTAATTTCCATTTGCATTAACTCTACCAAGAACAACTTTAGCACAATGTTTCAAACTTGTCATTTGATCAAAAGAATTTATCTAAACAATTTCACTGGGATTGCTGTACCTTCTTGTGCGGGAATTGTAGCCCAAATGACATTTTGCAGCTTCGAATTTTAGTCAATGGTAGAATGATCCGGTTGTTCAGCTATCGACGACCAAGTTGTATGCACCTGGTCCGAGACCACGTCGCCGGCGGCGGAATTAGAGGTTAAACGCGTCTCAATTCGGATTCCTGTCGCCTTTGCTGTTTGCGGCGCTCCTTCTCGCGCATGGAGTTCTGCTTCTCGAGCTTCCAGTTCGCATGGCATCGAGCGATGAAGAGGTCGGCCTTGTTGTCCACGTCCGGGCTCGGGCAGGACACCGCCGCGTTCTCTCTTTCCTTCAGTTTCATCGCTTGTCCTTCGATGACTCTCCTGTTGAGGTCGTGGTTAGCCGCCACCTCCTCGTCGGCGACGGTTTGATGGGAATGAGAAGGCCTTCGCGGAGGCGGAGACCGCGGAGGTATCGGCGACATGGAAGACGAAGCCTGGAGAGTGGGCTTCGAAAGATTGGATTTTTCTAGCCGTGATGGCCGAGCAGGAGGCGGCGACAGAGGTGACTCGTAAAGATAGACCTTTTCCTTTCCCTTATGATGCCGGTTAAGAGACGGAGGAGCTGGCGCCGGAACTGGCGGTTGTATCGCTTGCTGTGTGGATTGTTGTTCTGGCGGCGGAGGcatcggcggcggcggcggaggtgcTGCTGACTCTGAGTGGATCTGCCGGGCCTTGTTTCCCCCTTTCTTTTGGTAGAAGAGGTGGTGGAAGACCGAGGAGGGAAGAGGAGGGGGTGGCGGCGCAGCGGAGGAGGCAGGTTCCGCCGATACAACTGCTGTGTCGTTGGAAGATTTCTTCGTCTTGCTTCCTTTCTTCTTCGGATACAACAAAGCTATAGCTGCAGCGATGTCCTTCGCTCCGCCGCTTCTTCGCTTCTTATGGTTCGTCTTTTCCACcaattcctcctcctcttctgctTCCTCCTGATGCTCAGGCGGAGACGGCGAGGGGTCCAGCGGCGACGTAGGAGGCTTTTCAACAAGAACATTAGGATTTTGTTCTACCTCCCACTGTGGAACATCGCCTACGCTTCTCCTCCTCTGATGCCGCGACTTCGCCGGTTCTGGCAGCGGAATGTCGGTCGTCTTTGGCTCGCATTTTGCATTTTGTCCGACGTCCCTCTCCCGAAACTTCTCAATGCTCCTCCTCCTCGGCTGGCGTTGCCTCGGAGTCGGAGACGGCGACGACGACAACGAATGGTTGTTCTCCTGCCCAAAGATCTCATTTTTCTCCACCTCCTTTTCCTCAGCAACCTTCTCAGCTCTCCTCCGCCTCGTCATCCGCGATTGGCATTGAGGCGGCTGTGGCGGCGAGGGCGGATGGGGGGCTTCTGGTTCAAAGATCTCACCTTTCTTCACCTGCCCCTCGGGAAGTTCGTATAACGCCCTACTTTCCATCAACCTCTGAGTCGGCGGCGGCAGACTGAACGGAGATCTAGATCTCGCTAGAGGGCTGCTTCTCTCAGCATATGCGTCCACGGCAATCATTTTTGCCTCGGAATCCCCAAGCCTTTCCCTTTCCCACACGCCAGACTCCGATCCCTGCCGATAATGCTCCACGTCACTGTAGAAACGCCACTCCTCGGCGGCGGCATCCAGCGTTGGCCTCAGAACAGGGTAGGAACCACCGCCACTACGCATCCGAAGGCCTCCCGCCTCCGGAGCGGCCTCTCCAAGGTGGGGGTAGCTAGAGTGGGCTCGGCGCCAGTCTCCGTGGTCCACCTGGCGGGGGAGCCTGTCGCCGTCGTCGGTGCCGTGGCGGCGGCTGAGCACGCCACAGAGAATGGCGAAGAGGACCAAGAGGATGTTGAGGGTGTCCCAGCCGTTCCTGATGGCGAAGGGGCGGAAGCCGCGGAAGGAGGAGGGGAGGACGAGGAGAATGAGAAGGGAGAAGAGAAGAATAAGGGCCCATGGCCGGAATCCAACAGGTGCAGCAGTAGCAGcagcagaagaagaagaggacGATTCTCTTTCCCTATCCATTTTGAAGGAGGAGGACAAAGATtaggattttcttcttcttttatcctttttcttctttctacttTTCTTTCCTGCTCTCTGCTTCGCTACTGTCTGCTGCTTAAAACTTGTTTGCTTGCTTTGTTCTGCTGGCTTTGTGGCTTTTACTTTGTGCGATGCTCGTGCTTTTATAgccagcttcttcttcttcttcttattattattattattattaatcagaAAAATCCAATTGAAAATCTCCCTTATCAGATATTGAGCCTCTTCGCAACAGTGTAAGGTACGGGACCGATGTCCTCACGCAATGTCCAATGGATTACACAATGTCGACGGACACATGAAAATAAATTTCTTCCACCCTAGTTAACTAAGCTAACTCTCTTTATCTCCCTTATCTTTCTTTATAAAATATGAGGACGGATTATCAAAACTATATGAGATgagtataattattattattattattatttattttttttaactaaaaaacaTAAGAGAATGATATCCAATTTGTTAgagatgataaatttattataataagatAAGAGATCAATTCTTCGCGGATACATATCTTCGGAGAAAAAAGTCTCTTTCACTCTTAGTCAATTTGATGGTCGATTATAATATGAGAAAGTTTGAAATGAATATAATCatcttttattataataaaaagtaAGATAACAATTACCCCCGAAGTAATAgttcaaccctaaacccttctcAATGTCTTATATAATCAAACTCTACTTTCAATAAATTaaagaatgaattttttttaattggagATTGATTTAAGAATACTAAGTTAGATGGATCATTCATTACGAGTACTTTCTGATTTATCTTtataataagtgaaaattttTCGTGGATGTAATCAATCAtctcaaaattaattataacttGATTCCTTATCCCAACTAAAAAAGATAAGATAGTGATAAATGagacatttaaaatttaaatctaaattaagaCGAATATTTTCTTAGATAATAAATTTAAGAGAGTTAGTCATTTCATATGGACAACTATAAACTTTTTCTAATTGATATGGATAGGATGACGGATGGAAAATTTTcatagaattaaaatttttaaatgaatgttTAACTGAAccaatataataatatatttaaaattataaaatatttatgtgATAATATAAAGGTAAATTGCTCAAAAATCTCCACCCCAGTTCTCTCATAATGTAATTTCAAATTCTAATGTCATCTCAGTATGATTTTCTCGCACATTAAACCAAAATTATAATAAGAATTACCCAAAGACAAGTAGAATTGAGAATTGACCAACAGATTAGAGGTAAAAGCAAAAGTCAGTATCATAAAAATTATAGaactaatttatcttatctttttCTTTCTGCTCCTTCCGCCAAACTTGATTTTTTACACTCTTTCCTCACTCATTTATATTAACTTTCCTCTCTCTTTGATTAAACAATTTTTTAtctcctcggatgggtctagtaaCTAACGTATGAGGTGTTACCATAATGAAATTTGGGATTCGAATTTcagtaaagtcgaggtaaatatattccttatgtgctagtcactattccaaaggctagtagtcgcccatgatttacctcattcgtgttggtcttgggacgggttggcgggggcgctgggcgagcgtattcgccttttgccacaacgGAAGTTTAATTTTGGATCCTCTCGAGATAATCTAGTCTACACATGAAGTATTACCATCATGAGGTTCAGGGTTCAAATTTCGACAAAGTCGaaataaatatctcccttatgtgttagtcaatATTCCAAAAATTAGTAGttgtccatgatttacctcctccgtattagtTCTGGACGGGTTGGCAGGGGTActgagggcgagcgtattcaccttttaccaccaCGGAAGTTTAATTCTGGAGCACATATGAGAAGCTCGAAATAAGTCATAGAGGGCATGTTTAGACATTTTGCAACCTAAAAAATCTATAGAACCTAAAATAAATgcaatctgaactctctaagttgATTAATGAATTTTGAGTAAAACTCACTGATAGATCTAGGCTATTTAGGGTTGAGTTAGAATAAGGTGGATATGTGTCAAACcttggtgttggtgcaatcgacctctagagtttcaatgtttgataatgtacctaactctggtcagtttgaccaagggttgatccaaacagaacttgatgtttggaagagaaaagtctagtcatgactagatgactagtaagggTAAATTCTAACTGAATGATAGGCAAggggaagtcatggtgagtgaaactaagtagtagaagtcttggtgagtgaaactaggtagtagaagtcttggtgagtgaagctacaccctaatgagtgaagctaggtaatggaAGTTCGGGTAAATGAAgtcgagccctagtgagtgaagctgaatAGTGGAAGTCATGATAAGTGAAgtcgagccctagtgagtgaagctaagtagtggaagtcctggtaagtgaagctaggtggtggaagtcctagtgagtgaagctaaaccaataaattattaataatgttaacattgttttctttactattttatatatattgtgctaactcagtgttgcaggcaaGTCTTAATAGATCAGCTTGGTCAGATACTAAGCAAggccagagaaagtccaaacaagtccgaaggaccagatgtttggcagaTAAGTGGAGGTAAGTTATTGGAGGAGAGTAACTAAGTGAGGACGAATCctggttgaggggacagtagatatcagtccaatttaggtttattttgaaaatctaaattgagactctAACTAGATCTTAGTATGGAGGATAGGATCTAAGTCATAATTGGATCATAttcttattgtgctaactctgttttacatgtAGGGTAATTTTATGCCTAGATTAACTCTTTTTTGTAGATAAGAAGTTGCTAAAAAAGAGGTTTGAGCACCTGGAAGGGATTCGGGTGCTCGGAGTCCGAGCACTCGGACCAGCTTCACCGGGTGGTCCGGTCGCTCGGAGCTAGTCCAGGTGCTTGGACTAGAAAATTCATCCTAAAGCTGAATTGGAGCACGATGACTGGCCGAACTCACGTCAACTATCCAGGCGCCCAAAGATGGATAAACTTGACGGATCAAATTTTGACGAgagattgccacgtcagcaacggttcaggcgcccggaggggttatAGACTCCCAGAATGAGCATATATAAAGGCATTCGACCATCAACTTCACAACTACATCTACTACGACTTTCATATTCGCACGTTGCTCCGAAAAGGCTCCGACGACATCGAAAGGCTGCTCCGAAATTCGAAGAACGAAAACTTCTTCAAATTTCCTTTCTATTTGTTGGTAACATTTACATTTCAATTCTTATACTTAAATATTTGTAACTCATTTTTGAACTGATAgtattgcccatcgaaagcattcTCAcatgtgggtcttggagtaggagtcgtcgaaaactctgaaccaagtaaaaaattatttatgttaACATTTTTACTTTCGTGTTTCTTTTCCGTTGTGTATTCTTGATTTCAAAAAGGCAACAAACGCTATTTAGCCCCCCTAGCGTCTTTATAATCTAACGTTATGATCAAAGGAAAACTGTGAGCATGGTGTGGGAAGACCAAGACCATGTTGGGGCTCATATCAAACCCAACGTGGTCATGGTCTTCCCACACCATGCTCATAGTGTTCCTTTGATCATAACCCAGGTTTGACACTATATCTATTTTCCTCTCGCTTAACTTTAGTACAAGtttatagaaatttaaataaCCTAGGTCTATCAATAAGTTTTGATTTAAATTTACTGATCGACATAAAAAACTCAAATTACATCTATTTCAAGTCCTATAAATTTCTAAGATTATTTACTTATTTCAGGCTCCCAAGAGGTACTTCAGTATTACTTATTTTGGACTTCCAACAGTATTACTTATTTCACACTCCAAGAGGTGTTCCAGTACCTCTAAACCTTTTGATAATAATAGCTCATGTAATTACCATTTATCTATCCCATGAGAACCATTAGTGCatctttttataattattaaagtaTGATGTACTGGTTGATCAATTCACAACTCTTCCGTGCCTTTTAGGTCATTTCAGAagctaaaatatatttatttatctctaaaaaattttcatctgtgaaaaaaatatgtttttaagaaataaaaaattcgCACGCATTCTGATGGTTATATATCGAGAAAAATAAATAACTTCCCaccaaatttaaaatataaatatgtaTAGATAATTTTTGAGAGAGCATAacttattataataattaaaGCAATCAAATTATTCATGAGTTGGGATTACATATAATAAAAGCTTACATGACAAataataattttcttaaaaaattgtaataaattaGTATCAATATAGCAATTTCTAAGACAGGTAAAAAAAATCACGGTTCAGACGTATACGTGTTTACTCTATAAATAGAAAATACCTTGCTGATATGTGATCATTTAGATACGTGTTTACTCTATAAATAGAAAATATCTTGCTGATATGTGATCATTTAGATACGTGTTTACTCTATAAATAGAAAATACCTTGCTGATATGTGATCATTTAGATACGTGTTTACTCTATAAATAGAAAATATCTTGTTGATATCTGATCTCACCGTTGTGTTAAGATAAAATATCCTTTgttattaatattatatttaaatgttaattaatgaaaaattattaaattattttataagacAATTTCATCTGcctcatatatatataacttggaagacaaaatataaacaaatacAAAAAAACACTCATGAGAATATAAATAAAACAATACTGATTTAGTAAAAAAAgacttttatatttattaaatactttttgataaaaatatttgaCAATGACTAACCAACTAAAATCACATTTAATTGATTACAATCACTTTAAATTGATTTTATACACGCTAAatactttttaataaaaaaaatgcacgACAACATCAATCTACACCGAAGTAAGTCAGCTAGATCGTATGACTACAACACAAGCTAGACCGTAGGGCTACAACATCAATCGACAAGCACTTTAGATAAAGTGTTTGGCTATGATAAACCAATTGATTAATCGATTGGTATCATTTTCAGTCTATTGATCAGTTAATTGTCACTATTATTAATCAACTAACTAATTGTTTAGGTAAAATAGATTCAATTAAGTAGGTTAGATGAcagatatgttttaaaaatcGATGGCAAATTTAAAGGTGCACCTTTGAATATTCTTCAATTTTAAGTAAGCCCTTTAATAAAATGCTAATTGAAAGGCACATATTCTGTCATCCCTTTTTcccaaaaacaaaagaaaagaaagaccATATCTGTGTCTTTATATATTCAACTatagttttgaccaaaattgCAATATAAAATAATTCTTTTAGAAAATAATATATTTGTGTTTCTAAAACTGTGGAGAATTAAAAtacgattttattttaaaaaatacttcgaTTCTTTTGTTCAAAACTACATAAATAAATAGACTGAACATTTTGAATAAAAATATAATGTTCAAAGATATGCTCTTATTTTGCCCCCACTAAAATTTTTCATTGGGCATCAAATAAGTTTGACATCCCATTAATGGAGAAAAATACCTTGAAACGTCATTGCCCCTGTACCGTAGTCTAGTGGGCTTCCACATTACCTTCGGGTTTACGCACTCAATTAATCGATGTGCCTACTCATCCAAAGAGTCTTAATCATCTAATCTTAATCAGCAATGG from Zingiber officinale cultivar Zhangliang chromosome 5B, Zo_v1.1, whole genome shotgun sequence encodes the following:
- the LOC121985944 gene encoding serine/arginine repetitive matrix protein 1-like — encoded protein: MDRERESSSSSSAAATAAPVGFRPWALILLFSLLILLVLPSSFRGFRPFAIRNGWDTLNILLVLFAILCGVLSRRHGTDDGDRLPRQVDHGDWRRAHSSYPHLGEAAPEAGGLRMRSGGGSYPVLRPTLDAAAEEWRFYSDVEHYRQGSESGVWERERLGDSEAKMIAVDAYAERSSPLARSRSPFSLPPPTQRLMESRALYELPEGQVKKGEIFEPEAPHPPSPPQPPQCQSRMTRRRRAEKVAEEKEVEKNEIFGQENNHSLSSSPSPTPRQRQPRRRSIEKFRERDVGQNAKCEPKTTDIPLPEPAKSRHQRRRSVGDVPQWEVEQNPNVLVEKPPTSPLDPSPSPPEHQEEAEEEEELVEKTNHKKRRSGGAKDIAAAIALLYPKKKGSKTKKSSNDTAVVSAEPASSAAPPPPPLPSSVFHHLFYQKKGGNKARQIHSESAAPPPPPPMPPPPEQQSTQQAIQPPVPAPAPPSLNRHHKGKEKVYLYESPLSPPPARPSRLEKSNLSKPTLQASSSMSPIPPRSPPPRRPSHSHQTVADEEVAANHDLNRRVIEGQAMKLKERENAAVSCPSPDVDNKADLFIARCHANWKLEKQNSMREKERRKQQRRQESELRRV